In Paenibacillus sonchi, a single genomic region encodes these proteins:
- a CDS encoding LacI family DNA-binding transcriptional regulator: protein MKVTITDIAIAAGVAKSTVSKVLNDSPKISQETKQKVREIMKQMNYTPSSIATGLARQSSSNIGLLIDMSKSSEFLNQFFYNIIGGIESVIGSLKYELTIANVEHNHPDGHFLHRLVRSKKVDGLIANTSVLTEELCTRLNHLEFPYVSLGEVAASGCWVDFDNEAGGRMLTRHLLEEGYSAVAFIGGYAGDPLFIRRLEGCRQVLGQAGKPLRKEWIINGEAEEAFGYQAAKQLLLSETPPDSVICMSNFAAYGVLLAARELGVEVPTQLGIATFDDYPLSRYTSPPLTSLNLDTFHLGVSAGKLLMERIGGKNEALQKLLLAPELLPRESSCRHSRT from the coding sequence ATGAAGGTAACGATTACGGATATCGCCATTGCGGCGGGGGTAGCCAAATCCACTGTATCTAAGGTGCTGAATGATTCACCAAAAATTTCGCAGGAAACCAAACAAAAGGTCAGAGAAATTATGAAACAGATGAATTACACACCCAGCAGCATCGCCACAGGCTTGGCCCGGCAGAGCAGCAGCAATATCGGACTGTTAATCGATATGTCCAAGTCCAGCGAATTCCTGAACCAGTTCTTCTACAACATCATCGGCGGAATTGAGAGTGTGATCGGCTCCCTGAAATATGAGCTGACCATCGCAAATGTCGAGCACAATCATCCTGATGGCCATTTCCTGCATAGACTCGTAAGGAGTAAAAAGGTGGATGGCCTTATCGCCAACACCTCGGTCCTGACAGAGGAGCTGTGCACCCGGCTTAACCATCTTGAGTTTCCTTATGTCTCGCTGGGAGAAGTTGCAGCATCCGGATGCTGGGTCGACTTCGACAACGAAGCCGGCGGCAGAATGCTCACCAGGCATCTGCTGGAGGAGGGCTATTCTGCGGTGGCTTTTATTGGCGGATACGCGGGAGACCCGCTCTTCATCCGGCGGCTGGAAGGCTGCCGGCAGGTCCTTGGGCAGGCTGGCAAGCCGCTCCGCAAGGAATGGATTATTAATGGCGAAGCAGAAGAGGCGTTTGGCTATCAAGCGGCGAAGCAACTGCTGTTAAGCGAGACACCGCCGGACTCGGTAATCTGTATGAGCAATTTTGCAGCCTACGGAGTGCTGCTGGCTGCCAGAGAGCTTGGGGTGGAGGTTCCAACACAGCTTGGGATTGCAACCTTTGATGATTATCCCTTGTCCCGCTATACCTCACCACCGCTAACCTCGCTTAATCTGGATACCTTCCATCTGGGCGTATCTGCCGGGAAGCTCTTAATGGAACGGATCGGCGGCAAAAACGAAGCTCTGCAGAAGCTGCTGCTGGCGCCGGAACTCCTTCCGCGGGAATCCTCCTGTAGACATTCAAGAACATAA
- a CDS encoding alpha-glucosidase C-terminal domain-containing protein: protein MTYIGMPMIYYGDEVGMEGATDPHCRLPMVWKEQEQNTALHAWYTQLISLRKQYEVLRKGAFRPWCTDEARNVLGYIRCSGQDQMGLLINNSPNRYQLELSRFRSDDNVLTDLLTGATFPGTGRFLVEIEPFGCLMLY, encoded by the coding sequence ATGACCTATATCGGGATGCCGATGATTTATTACGGAGATGAAGTAGGCATGGAGGGAGCGACGGACCCGCACTGCAGACTGCCGATGGTGTGGAAGGAGCAGGAGCAAAATACGGCGCTTCATGCCTGGTATACCCAGCTGATTTCACTCCGGAAACAGTATGAAGTGCTGCGGAAAGGCGCTTTCCGTCCCTGGTGCACGGATGAAGCCCGCAATGTTCTCGGCTATATCCGGTGCAGCGGCCAGGATCAGATGGGGCTGTTGATCAATAATTCCCCTAACCGCTACCAGCTGGAGCTTAGCCGTTTCCGTTCTGACGACAACGTTCTGACTGATCTGCTGACCGGAGCAACCTTCCCCGGCACCGGACGTTTTCTGGTGGAGATTGAACCCTTTGGCTGCCTGATGCTCTACTAG
- the yunB gene encoding sporulation protein YunB, protein MGRIKKWGSRSAKVPNLGRLRLPRLGWVGIPKAAGRSPVFKAKPSRAGSRLSGQGIRYGKPKGRGFLRLRGGGEGKKTEAGSSVRSQKPRRRGRFWLILSLVLILAVLQSLRYVEKHLKPPILHLAQIRVKQIATESINKAITTQVADTGNAEALIDWKTDKEGKVSGFMLNYKEHMRITSQAAEVIQSTLQELHNQTERIPLGQALGSSLIASFGPDVPIKIEPQGAVKVELNTRQKDAGINMILVEVYIHIVTEVAVIIPFDMEPQVVDTEIPVSYLMVVGDVPMYYYDNQGQPVGDNGSSAPGIAIPAPAVDGNKAATPVPDSSNPETGNSPGEATQSPDSGAADTGHTEEETGSGSGEAGSE, encoded by the coding sequence ATGGGCAGAATCAAAAAATGGGGGAGCCGGAGCGCAAAGGTCCCCAATCTGGGACGGCTGAGGCTGCCCAGGCTAGGTTGGGTTGGCATTCCGAAAGCAGCGGGACGCAGCCCGGTGTTCAAGGCCAAGCCTTCCAGAGCGGGCAGCCGCTTGTCCGGTCAGGGCATACGGTATGGAAAGCCGAAGGGCAGGGGATTTTTGCGCCTGCGGGGCGGTGGTGAAGGGAAGAAGACTGAGGCCGGTTCTTCAGTACGGAGCCAGAAGCCGCGCAGACGGGGCAGGTTCTGGCTCATTCTCAGCCTGGTACTCATTCTGGCGGTACTGCAGAGCCTGCGTTATGTGGAGAAACATTTGAAGCCGCCCATTCTTCATTTGGCACAAATCCGTGTCAAGCAGATTGCTACTGAATCGATCAACAAGGCGATCACCACCCAGGTGGCCGATACAGGGAACGCTGAAGCGCTGATTGATTGGAAAACGGACAAAGAAGGCAAAGTATCGGGCTTCATGCTCAATTATAAGGAGCATATGCGCATTACGTCACAGGCGGCAGAGGTCATCCAGTCCACACTGCAAGAGCTGCATAATCAGACGGAGCGAATTCCGCTTGGTCAAGCGCTGGGAAGTTCGCTGATTGCTTCCTTTGGCCCCGATGTGCCGATTAAGATTGAACCACAGGGTGCGGTCAAGGTAGAGCTGAATACCCGCCAGAAGGATGCCGGAATTAATATGATTCTGGTCGAGGTATACATTCATATTGTGACCGAGGTTGCTGTCATTATTCCGTTCGATATGGAGCCGCAGGTAGTGGATACCGAAATTCCCGTTTCCTATCTGATGGTGGTCGGTGATGTTCCTATGTACTACTATGATAACCAGGGCCAGCCTGTTGGAGACAACGGAAGCAGCGCGCCGGGAATTGCCATTCCGGCACCTGCCGTAGACGGGAATAAGGCAGCGACACCGGTGCCAGACAGCAGCAACCCGGAAACCGGCAATTCCCCGGGAGAGGCTACCCAATCTCCGGATTCAGGTGCAGCGGATACGGGCCATACGGAGGAGGAAACCGGCAGCGGCTCCGGGGAAGCGGGCAGCGAGTGA
- a CDS encoding TetR/AcrR family transcriptional regulator has protein sequence MPKVPEGYGEKMRGLILDAALEICRTKPVYEVTMRDIIRQTRLSVGTVYRYFEDIDDIFIGLTNRNQDEYQLWAHCEPLFADDHSVQQVILGIFHYLGNTWRSRFRQKASLHSK, from the coding sequence ATGCCCAAAGTTCCGGAAGGATATGGGGAGAAAATGCGCGGTCTCATATTGGATGCGGCTTTGGAGATCTGCCGGACCAAGCCGGTATATGAAGTGACCATGCGGGATATCATCCGCCAGACCCGGCTCAGCGTAGGTACGGTTTATCGTTATTTTGAGGATATTGATGATATTTTCATAGGTTTGACTAACCGCAATCAAGATGAATATCAATTATGGGCTCATTGTGAGCCTTTATTTGCGGATGACCATAGCGTGCAGCAGGTTATTCTGGGGATATTCCATTACCTGGGGAATACTTGGCGGAGTCGATTCCGGCAGAAGGCAAGTTTGCATTCGAAATGA
- a CDS encoding TVP38/TMEM64 family protein — protein sequence MTETINAWIDWLLQSLGLSGPYILLVTVPLTVLQSLFGFFPLAVLIVLHVSVFNVIGGMLVSWLACNIGAMLTYFLFRRFLFDWFDRKWRSKLKRYDKWQRYLDRYGVWTLVLLRTVPIMPSNVINFMSAVSPMKVPAFIWGTVLGNLSYIWLFGTLGSTLIVSREEWNGFLLWYGVFVVILIGIFIRRHWGHLQEDKRSRME from the coding sequence ATGACAGAGACCATCAATGCCTGGATCGATTGGCTGCTGCAGTCACTTGGACTCAGCGGCCCGTACATTCTGCTGGTCACCGTCCCGCTTACGGTGCTGCAGAGCCTGTTCGGATTTTTCCCTTTGGCGGTATTAATTGTTCTGCACGTATCTGTATTTAATGTAATCGGAGGGATGCTTGTCAGCTGGCTGGCCTGTAATATTGGGGCGATGCTCACCTATTTTCTGTTCCGCCGTTTTCTTTTTGACTGGTTCGACCGGAAATGGCGCTCCAAGCTGAAGCGCTATGACAAATGGCAGCGTTATCTTGACCGCTACGGCGTCTGGACACTGGTGCTGCTGCGTACGGTCCCGATCATGCCCAGCAATGTCATCAATTTCATGTCGGCGGTTTCGCCGATGAAGGTCCCGGCATTTATTTGGGGGACGGTTCTTGGCAATCTTTCATACATCTGGCTGTTCGGAACGCTCGGCTCGACGCTCATTGTCTCCAGAGAGGAATGGAACGGCTTCCTTCTCTGGTACGGAGTGTTTGTTGTGATTCTTATCGGGATCTTCATCCGCCGCCACTGGGGACATCTTCAGGAGGATAAGCGCAGCCGGATGGAATAG
- a CDS encoding alpha/beta hydrolase, whose protein sequence is MNLLEIARTLGSPVMVRNYLSKFGTTPAKATKEFLRLVRESFNIYPQIKIPTLIVQGRRDHLVRAKSAAYLQRTIPSGSKRVLMVERSGHMLCHGEHSGQMMNEVLQFMRTSGRAGLN, encoded by the coding sequence TTGAATCTGCTGGAGATTGCAAGAACCCTGGGCAGCCCGGTTATGGTTAGAAACTACCTTAGCAAATTCGGGACGACTCCGGCGAAGGCTACCAAGGAATTTTTGCGTCTGGTGCGGGAGAGCTTCAACATTTATCCGCAGATTAAGATCCCGACTCTGATTGTTCAGGGCCGGAGAGATCATCTCGTGAGAGCCAAAAGTGCGGCTTATCTGCAGCGCACGATCCCCTCAGGAAGCAAGCGGGTATTAATGGTGGAGCGAAGCGGACATATGCTGTGCCACGGTGAACACAGCGGGCAGATGATGAATGAAGTGCTGCAGTTTATGCGGACCTCCGGCCGTGCCGGACTGAATTGA
- a CDS encoding ABC transporter permease translates to MLGIAGGIIGLVSGYYGIPKIFMGTLTRAFILPEWTTAFPVEAVLSVAAVCGCCVLAVLLASGNKLKQWPAAVLRGSVPPSPGHSRAGNRLNLRLPSSFDNVWMLRNLKAHKMRALMGVIGAFGCTFLILFGFANIDSSGEAIEAEFGRQNLFALKADINATSISLLPDPSASETPVQYIQEAGIQVKSEQGERNLLLTVLDNGEYINLDVNSSKPVTVPQEGIVVSDNTADVLGVQKGERIKVRFAGGAWRDFRIADTIQAPAANKVYLSRRAWEKSGEAFVVTSLLLGGQANLERVKEAYPVTQIVAKKEIREANAQLNEGVFASAAGLTIAAIFLGVAVIYSLGLISLTERSREFATLKVLGFRQQEIRRLLVRENLLLTLAGIALAVPAAWEAIQALAKWNADETIMLFPKIRLLSYFSAICLTLLSSYAVNRLMSRKISHIDMVTSLKAVD, encoded by the coding sequence GTGCTCGGAATTGCAGGCGGCATAATCGGGCTGGTGTCCGGATACTATGGAATTCCAAAGATTTTTATGGGGACTTTAACGAGGGCCTTTATTCTGCCGGAATGGACAACGGCGTTTCCGGTGGAAGCGGTGCTGTCTGTTGCAGCTGTCTGTGGATGCTGCGTTCTAGCCGTGCTGTTGGCCAGCGGGAACAAGCTTAAGCAATGGCCTGCCGCAGTTCTGCGCGGGAGTGTACCGCCAAGCCCCGGGCATTCGAGGGCCGGCAACCGGCTTAACCTGCGTTTACCTTCGTCCTTTGACAATGTATGGATGCTGCGGAATCTGAAAGCTCATAAAATGCGGGCGCTTATGGGCGTCATCGGGGCGTTTGGCTGCACATTTCTGATTCTGTTCGGCTTTGCCAATATCGATTCGAGCGGCGAGGCGATTGAAGCAGAGTTTGGCCGGCAGAATCTTTTTGCGTTAAAAGCAGATATCAATGCCACAAGCATATCCTTATTGCCGGACCCGTCCGCTAGTGAAACACCCGTGCAATATATACAGGAAGCGGGGATTCAGGTCAAATCGGAGCAGGGTGAGCGAAATCTGCTGCTTACGGTGCTGGATAACGGGGAATACATAAATCTGGATGTGAACAGCAGCAAGCCTGTAACTGTCCCTCAGGAGGGGATTGTTGTATCGGACAATACAGCGGACGTGTTGGGCGTGCAGAAGGGGGAGCGGATCAAAGTAAGGTTTGCAGGCGGTGCTTGGAGGGATTTCAGGATCGCGGATACGATTCAGGCCCCCGCTGCCAATAAAGTCTACTTATCCAGAAGGGCTTGGGAAAAATCCGGGGAAGCATTTGTTGTGACTTCTCTGCTGCTTGGCGGGCAGGCAAACCTGGAAAGAGTGAAAGAGGCCTACCCTGTCACTCAAATCGTAGCGAAAAAGGAGATCAGGGAGGCAAATGCACAGTTGAACGAAGGCGTTTTTGCCTCAGCTGCGGGATTAACCATTGCCGCCATATTCCTGGGGGTTGCTGTAATTTACAGTCTGGGCCTGATCAGCCTTACAGAAAGATCGAGGGAATTTGCCACATTAAAAGTCCTGGGCTTCCGGCAGCAAGAAATCCGGCGGCTGCTGGTGCGGGAGAACCTCCTGTTAACGCTGGCTGGAATAGCCTTGGCTGTTCCCGCTGCGTGGGAAGCTATTCAGGCCTTGGCAAAATGGAATGCCGATGAAACCATTATGTTGTTTCCCAAGATCAGGCTGCTAAGCTATTTTTCCGCGATTTGCCTTACGCTCCTGTCCTCCTATGCGGTGAATCGGTTAATGAGCAGGAAGATATCCCACATTGATATGGTCACTTCTTTAAAGGCGGTGGATTAG
- a CDS encoding ABC transporter ATP-binding protein has protein sequence MEPFIKIEKVTRQYETGEMTVTAVDEMDFTINKGEFVVILGPSGSGKSTLLNLLGGMDQATSGNIIVDGANIAGFSMDQLCNYRRNEIGFVFQFYNLIPNLTAKENVEVMRKICRNVLDSTSVLNSVGLGGRLHHFPAELSGGEQQRVSIARAICKNPKLLLCDEPTGALDSVTGALIMATLWEMCRKNGQTVIIVTHNAAIAETADKVIRLKDGKVLEVQIHKEPLPMSEVSW, from the coding sequence ATGGAACCATTTATCAAAATTGAAAAGGTGACACGGCAGTATGAAACGGGAGAAATGACTGTGACAGCCGTGGATGAGATGGATTTTACAATTAATAAAGGAGAATTTGTGGTCATACTCGGCCCTTCCGGCTCGGGCAAAAGCACGCTGCTGAACCTGTTGGGCGGCATGGATCAGGCCACCTCGGGCAATATCATTGTTGATGGGGCAAATATTGCCGGATTCTCCATGGACCAGCTATGCAATTACCGCCGCAACGAAATCGGCTTTGTATTTCAGTTCTACAACCTGATTCCCAATCTGACTGCAAAAGAGAACGTCGAGGTTATGCGGAAAATCTGCAGAAACGTGCTGGACAGCACCTCCGTCCTCAATTCTGTAGGCCTTGGCGGGCGGCTTCATCACTTTCCGGCTGAACTGTCCGGCGGTGAACAGCAGCGGGTGTCCATTGCCAGAGCCATCTGTAAGAATCCCAAGCTGCTCCTTTGCGATGAACCTACCGGAGCACTTGACAGTGTCACTGGCGCACTAATCATGGCTACTCTATGGGAGATGTGCAGAAAGAACGGACAGACGGTGATTATCGTAACCCACAACGCAGCCATTGCCGAGACAGCGGATAAAGTTATCCGGCTGAAGGACGGTAAAGTTCTGGAGGTCCAAATTCATAAAGAACCGCTTCCTATGAGCGAGGTGTCCTGGTGA
- a CDS encoding ABC transporter permease: MILPQKMFRDIWHAKAQFLTIIIIVACGIFTFVGAITVGGRLEKSVSRFYDATRINDIWINVQNASDTDLDAIKQLPGVEEVQGRAVLKMFSGNRSVDVFVLNGNKLSRPYRVQGQPYQAGGEGIWLDREFAAANALKVGDTLDLSLASGRSGRVVIQGLVLSPEKLIDTSSETLSTRHDLYGYGYMDKQAASESFRVSGMNQIMLKIKQGADGQALIRQAENLLGGKYLDSMTHEEHPSTAGAANQIAQFKTVGYVTPVLFFSLAVLVMVSTMSRLIANQRTQIGTMMSLGFSPGRSAGII; this comes from the coding sequence ATGATTTTACCTCAAAAAATGTTCCGGGATATCTGGCACGCCAAGGCTCAATTCCTGACAATCATCATTATTGTCGCTTGCGGGATCTTTACATTTGTGGGGGCCATTACGGTGGGCGGGCGGCTGGAAAAAAGTGTTTCCCGTTTCTATGATGCCACAAGGATCAATGATATTTGGATCAATGTGCAAAATGCCTCGGATACAGATCTGGATGCCATTAAACAGCTTCCCGGCGTGGAGGAAGTACAGGGCAGAGCTGTGCTGAAGATGTTTTCCGGCAACCGTAGTGTTGATGTATTTGTTCTTAACGGAAATAAGCTATCCCGGCCTTATCGGGTTCAAGGGCAGCCTTATCAAGCCGGCGGGGAAGGCATCTGGCTGGACCGGGAATTTGCGGCAGCCAACGCCCTTAAGGTGGGGGATACACTGGACCTAAGCTTAGCAAGCGGCCGCAGCGGCAGAGTTGTTATCCAAGGCCTGGTCCTGAGTCCGGAAAAGCTGATCGATACCTCTTCCGAAACGCTGTCAACAAGACATGATCTTTACGGTTACGGTTACATGGATAAGCAGGCTGCAAGTGAATCCTTCCGTGTCTCCGGCATGAATCAGATTATGCTGAAAATAAAGCAGGGTGCAGACGGGCAGGCATTGATCCGTCAGGCTGAGAACCTGCTGGGCGGCAAGTATCTCGACAGTATGACCCACGAGGAGCATCCGAGCACAGCCGGAGCAGCCAACCAGATCGCCCAGTTCAAAACAGTCGGCTATGTGACGCCCGTTTTGTTTTTTTCGCTTGCTGTGCTTGTGATGGTCAGCACGATGAGCAGGCTGATCGCTAATCAGAGGACACAGATCGGCACCATGATGTCTCTGGGCTTCTCCCCCGGCAGATCCGCAGGCATTATATAA
- a CDS encoding alpha/beta hydrolase: MYGKLSVHPWLYRGEYEISPLAQFLEQHDYHARTFTLKGHGGSRNDLLQSDRHDWRQSAEDQLQDLLLGSEGVHLIGFSTGALIASYLSVQYQDRIKSLTLLSTPSFL, encoded by the coding sequence ATATATGGAAAGCTGTCTGTTCATCCATGGCTTTACAGGGGTGAGTACGAAATCTCGCCGCTGGCGCAATTTCTGGAGCAGCATGATTACCATGCCAGAACGTTTACACTCAAGGGGCATGGGGGCAGCCGAAATGATCTGCTGCAATCTGACAGGCATGATTGGCGGCAAAGCGCTGAAGATCAGCTGCAGGATCTGCTCCTCGGCAGTGAGGGCGTGCATCTGATCGGTTTTTCGACCGGGGCACTGATCGCTTCCTATTTGTCGGTACAATATCAAGACCGCATCAAGTCGCTTACCCTGCTGTCCACCCCGTCTTTCCTTTGA
- a CDS encoding glycosyltransferase, translating into MINKGRPLRKTSGNRLTAMMQVRNESGRYLEQVLEELSGFVDDIVIVDDASTDGTVRLCESFAKVTKLVTLEGSRFNREWELRRTLWELAVSTDPDWLLSVDADEFYEEEAKREMRRLIDQDVYDWVAFRLYDFWGGTTHYREDEHWNIHTKHTRTLVRYLPQFYYFTPQMDHHVPRLPLSYAVLPGFLTELRVKHYGWALPPEALREKYDRYMKLDPEGKWGSLEQYASILDENPRLVEWQERRGLGSPE; encoded by the coding sequence ATGATCAACAAGGGGAGACCGCTGCGCAAAACCTCCGGGAACCGCCTGACCGCCATGATGCAGGTACGCAATGAAAGCGGACGCTATTTGGAACAGGTGCTGGAGGAACTGAGCGGTTTTGTGGACGATATTGTCATCGTGGATGACGCCAGCACAGATGGCACGGTACGTCTGTGTGAATCTTTTGCCAAAGTGACAAAGCTGGTGACGCTGGAAGGGTCACGGTTCAACCGGGAGTGGGAGCTCCGGCGGACCTTGTGGGAACTGGCGGTGTCGACGGACCCGGACTGGCTGCTGTCCGTGGACGCCGACGAATTCTATGAAGAAGAGGCCAAGCGGGAAATGCGCCGCCTAATAGATCAGGATGTGTACGACTGGGTGGCCTTCCGGCTGTATGACTTCTGGGGCGGCACCACGCATTACCGGGAAGACGAACACTGGAACATTCATACCAAGCACACCCGGACGCTGGTCCGTTATCTGCCGCAGTTTTATTATTTTACACCTCAAATGGATCATCATGTTCCCCGTCTGCCGCTGTCCTACGCGGTCCTGCCGGGGTTCCTGACCGAGCTGCGCGTGAAGCACTACGGCTGGGCGCTGCCGCCCGAAGCCCTCCGTGAGAAATATGACCGCTACATGAAGCTGGACCCCGAGGGAAAATGGGGCAGCCTGGAACAGTACGCCTCCATTTTGGATGAGAATCCCCGTCTAGTGGAGTGGCAGGAACGGCGGGGACTTGGCAGCCCGGAATAG
- a CDS encoding glycoside hydrolase family 13 protein, with product MIRWFLYHTAEDPFAFPVGSGLLKLRLFVQNGQQLSCTVIHSDRYDSPGNEIPLPMERIGSAGAYEIHEAVLQSATGKCRYLFHVENPAGDYVWYGERGLSENREHAGSFQYAYMHRPEAVKLPSWSSDAVVYQIFPSSYNGGTLKGITEKIPYLHQLGITALYMTPIFESTTEHKYNTSDYYKVDPAFGSTEDLKALVDEAHRHGIRVLLDAVFNHSGDTFFAFKDVLEHGENSRYKDWFVIHSFPVVQTPSPNYETFAKAVSIMPKLNMDNPDVADYMMEVSKHWVREAGIDGWRLDVANEVSPRFWTRFRRELKAEFPELLLIGEIMHDSGPWLRGDQFDGGMNYVLRDAVLEFFAEQYAGPVRFMEQVLHQEALCNDQANSAMFQLLGSHDTLRFLTACKQGGGAGNMRTQLYSGCGWQSFSK from the coding sequence ATGATTCGCTGGTTTCTGTACCATACTGCTGAAGATCCCTTTGCCTTTCCGGTTGGTTCCGGCTTATTGAAGCTGCGCCTCTTTGTGCAGAATGGCCAGCAGCTGTCCTGCACTGTGATTCACTCCGACCGCTATGACTCGCCGGGGAACGAAATCCCGCTTCCGATGGAGCGGATCGGCTCTGCCGGAGCTTATGAAATCCACGAGGCTGTTCTACAGTCGGCAACCGGCAAATGCAGATATTTATTCCACGTCGAGAACCCTGCCGGTGATTATGTATGGTACGGGGAGAGAGGTCTTTCCGAGAACAGGGAGCACGCAGGCTCTTTTCAATATGCTTACATGCACCGGCCGGAGGCTGTTAAGCTGCCTTCCTGGAGTTCTGATGCGGTTGTCTATCAGATTTTTCCCAGCAGCTATAACGGAGGGACCCTGAAAGGAATAACAGAAAAAATCCCTTATCTGCACCAGTTGGGTATTACGGCCCTGTATATGACGCCGATTTTTGAATCCACTACCGAGCATAAATATAATACCTCGGATTATTACAAGGTTGATCCTGCATTCGGCAGCACGGAGGATTTGAAGGCATTGGTGGATGAAGCCCACCGCCACGGGATCAGAGTTCTGCTGGATGCTGTATTCAACCATTCCGGCGATACTTTTTTTGCCTTCAAGGATGTGCTTGAGCACGGAGAGAATTCCCGGTACAAAGACTGGTTTGTGATTCATTCCTTTCCGGTGGTGCAGACGCCTTCCCCGAACTATGAGACCTTCGCCAAAGCGGTGTCGATTATGCCCAAGCTGAATATGGACAACCCCGACGTTGCTGATTATATGATGGAGGTCTCCAAGCACTGGGTGCGGGAGGCGGGGATCGACGGCTGGCGTCTGGATGTAGCCAATGAGGTATCCCCAAGGTTCTGGACGCGGTTCCGCCGGGAGCTGAAGGCGGAGTTTCCCGAACTGCTGCTGATCGGTGAGATCATGCATGATTCCGGGCCTTGGCTGAGGGGCGACCAGTTCGACGGGGGCATGAATTATGTGCTGCGCGACGCAGTACTGGAGTTCTTTGCCGAGCAATATGCAGGGCCGGTGCGCTTTATGGAACAGGTGTTGCATCAGGAGGCATTATGTAATGATCAGGCGAATTCCGCCATGTTCCAGCTGCTTGGCAGCCATGACACGCTGCGTTTTCTGACGGCCTGCAAGCAGGGGGGCGGGGCTGGGAACATGAGAACACAGCTGTACAGCGGATGCGGCTGGCAGTCTTTTTCCAAATGA
- a CDS encoding glycine betaine ABC transporter substrate-binding protein — translation MKKKTWGMLMLILLVAVAAGCSSSPSKAKTVKLAYVAWDSEIASTNVVKEVLESKLGASVEMLQVDAGPMWAGIADGSADGMVAAWLPSTHASYLEKYGQDMEDLGANLEGTKTGLAVPAYMDIKSIEDLKNAGVAKSLNNQIIGIEPGAGIMTASQKAIDAYGLSDYTLLESSSAAMAQELQKAYTDNKPIVVTGWTPHWMFANMDLKYLDDPKGVYGGAEQIHTMVRKGLKEDMPDVYRFLDQFQWTPEDMAQVMVEIQGGKSPEDAAKAWVSEHEDQVNTWIAGIE, via the coding sequence ATGAAGAAAAAAACCTGGGGAATGCTAATGCTGATTTTGCTCGTAGCGGTAGCCGCCGGATGTTCATCCAGTCCGTCCAAGGCTAAAACGGTGAAGCTGGCCTATGTGGCCTGGGATTCGGAAATTGCCAGCACTAATGTGGTCAAAGAGGTGCTTGAATCGAAGCTCGGTGCTTCTGTAGAAATGCTGCAGGTGGATGCCGGTCCGATGTGGGCCGGGATTGCTGACGGCAGTGCCGATGGCATGGTAGCCGCGTGGCTGCCGAGCACACATGCTTCTTACCTGGAGAAGTACGGACAGGATATGGAGGACCTGGGGGCTAATCTTGAAGGGACCAAGACCGGGCTTGCCGTTCCTGCCTATATGGATATCAAATCGATTGAGGATCTGAAGAATGCCGGTGTGGCAAAGTCCCTGAACAACCAAATTATCGGAATAGAGCCGGGCGCCGGCATCATGACTGCCAGCCAAAAGGCAATCGATGCCTATGGACTAAGCGATTACACCCTGCTGGAGAGCTCTTCGGCGGCGATGGCACAGGAGCTGCAAAAGGCTTATACGGACAATAAGCCGATTGTCGTTACCGGGTGGACACCGCACTGGATGTTTGCCAATATGGATCTGAAGTATCTGGATGATCCGAAAGGCGTCTATGGCGGGGCCGAGCAGATCCACACCATGGTACGCAAAGGCCTGAAGGAGGATATGCCGGATGTCTACCGTTTCCTGGATCAATTCCAGTGGACGCCGGAGGATATGGCGCAGGTAATGGTCGAAATCCAAGGCGGCAAATCTCCTGAAGATGCAGCGAAAGCCTGGGTTTCGGAGCATGAGGATCAAGTGAATACCTGGATCGCCGGAATCGAATAA